The Alkalihalobacillus sp. LMS6 genomic interval TAACAATGTCTCGGTTTTCACTCCAATTACAGAGCGAGATGGGGACTGGTATGGTGAAATTCCTGGAGAAGACGTTTTCTTCCCACTTGAACCGTTTATGGGCATGATGGGTGTTGCAACGGATACGACGGAACGAGTCGATAGTGTTCCACCGACACATACTGGGGGGAATATTGATATCAACGATTTAGGTGAGGGCTCTGCACTTTATTTGCCGATTGAAGTGGACGGCGGAATGTTCTATACAGGTGACCCACACTTTGCTCAAGGGGATGGTGAAGTGGCGTTAAGTGCACTGGAAGGATCGTTACGCGTGACGTTTCGTTTAACGCTATTAAAGGACGGTGACCCGGCGATTCCTGGTGACGCAAATGCCTTCACACACCCTGTCGGAGAAACAGATGACTATTGGTTGCCAATCGGATTGGATGAAGATCTAAATGAAGCGATGAGAGATGCGACGCGCCAATCGATCTCCCTTCTCGAGCACCAATATGGGATGGACCGAGCAAATGCTTTGGCTTACTTAAGTGCGGCAACAGATTATGAAGTGTCACAAGTCGTCGATCGAACGAAGGGCATTAACGGAAAGATTCGGAAAGCTGATTTTGAAAGAAATAAAGAAAGTGAACCAGCTTTAGCGAAAGAAGAAGATACAGGTGGCGTGTTACCTGACACCTCTGCTAACCAAGCCACATGGATCGTAAGCGGGCTTCTGTTGAGCATCATTGGTTTGAGTGGTGTGTTGTGGAAAAGAAGAAGACAAAGCAAAGGGAAAAGCGAAGCTGGTCTATGATGAAGTGATAAAAAAGCTTGATTTAGGGGGCGGTCATGGACATTCGTCGAGACACCGATCTCTCAAGAGATACGATTTATCGCATTAAGCGAGACTGGCAGCAACAAAAGGAAAACCTGAAGGAGAAAATTGAATGAAATCATTAACATACTACAACGAGCAATACGAAACCATTCTCCATTCAAGTGATTCAAAACACTACAAAAACACTTCAAATGTCTGCCCTGGAGAAGCAATATCAAATTCCTATGCTTTGTAAAGAAGAGTGGAAAAAAGATAATCGAACCGTAATTGCGTTGTACAGAAAAATATCGATGTACAGTCAATTCGATTAGATGATAGGAGCATCAAGGCTGAGGGGATGTTTGAGTGAACTATATGTGAGGGTACTGTTTAAAAATATATATAGGAGTGGCTAAATAATGAAAATATTAATTCTAAGCAAAATGTATCTACTTTCAGGTATTATATTACTAGCAATTTCCGTGCAAACACCTCATGTTAGGACATCACAATCATTTTTTTATTACTTATCGTACATATTTATTCTTCTAGGTATAATTGGAGTTATATACTGGATGAAAAATAAGAAGAATTTAGAAAAATGAATCAAAAAAGATCCCTCTTTAACTAGTTGAGGAGTTAAAGAGGAATCTTTTTAATTTACACTTAGAGATGCATGTGTATTCGGGTGGTACTCCCAATCTGCGACTGTACTTACTGAAAAAGATGCTCCAGAAAGACTGAATGAAGGTGTTACACTAAGGCTTTCTTGTAAGTGAGCATACTGTCCATAAGCAGAGACATTCAACGCGGAGCTATTATTCAATTCTGCATCAAAGCTCAAAAAATGAACGACTTCTGTAATTCCGCGGTTACCTGTAGGTAATAAATTAAATGAATAACCGTACCCTTGTCCACTTCGGTCCCAATTAGCAGATTCTCCATATTGTTCAGAACCGGTGTTACCAAGTGCATCTATCCACTGTTGAGAACCTGATTCCGACCCTCTTGTTACTGTTAAATTATCAACCCCAACACCAATTATATCTTCATTTCGATTAGATGGTTGTGAATTCCAATTAACTTGTTGTCTTATTGAATAAGAACCATCATTGTTTTCTGAAAGGGTTGTACTCATAGCTCTTAAAGAAGTTTCTGTTCTATCATTATCGTTTTGAGTATTGATACTGTCTCTTTTTTTGTAATATTCCTCTTTTGTTAACTCATTAGTTTCAATTAAACCGTTTGTTTCATTGTATACGTTAGGAGCTATAGTACCCGGAAGAGCATATACACTTTCAATGTATATTGTTTCGGTGACGCTTTTTAAATCTTCCTTTCCTTCTGATTTACTAGGATACAAACCCAATCCTACAACAAGAGTACCAGCAAAAATAAGCTTAGTAGCATTTGACTTTTTCACATAATCGCCTCCTTAATTTTACATATACTCCAAATATTATTAATTAATCATTTAATTTGATTTTTCTTTCAATTTATCGAAAAGAAACTAAATTCTTTGTTGAGGAGGTAAAAGGAGTTTAATCGGCTCGTAATTGCGTTTTATCGAAAAAAATCGATGTTCCGTCAATTTGATTAGATGGTAGTCAGGATCAAGCACGACTAAGAAATCAAGCGCTTTAAATTGAACGCTCGGCATGCTGATGCCGGGCGTTTTTTTGATTAGGGAAATGAAACCTCTATGACGGACGTTCGTATGTAGAAATGAGATGAACAGTTTAGTGTAAAAAGGAGCCTCCCTATGTTTCGATCATATCGACGGTGGAAAAGGAATAGAAAGATAAATAAGGTAAAAGAAGGAGATGGACATCAACTCAAACCATTTCGTTTTTGGCAACCACTCACTCGATCAATTTTTTATATGAAGCTGATTGAGAAGAACGAGGAAGCACATGTTTATGCGGTGAATGTCCACTTCTTTAGTGAAGATGAAACGACAGAGTTGTACCGTGATGGAACACATATAGCCACATCTTCTCTCCCTGCCACCTTCCCTGTTCCTGGTGGCGTTATTGAAGTAGCCACGTCTGATTATGGGATAAGTCGAATGGACTATGTGACAAGGGACGGAGCAAGGCAACTTCAGCCAGATAAGCGGTCAGCAGAAGGGTTGCGATTACGTTTTGATCAGCGGTTCCCTAAAATAAGCGCATCGATTGGCGCATGTGCCATTGCGATCTTACTCCTTTCTATTTTTTTAGGATTGCCACAATTACTTGAAGGATTGACACAAATTCCATGGGTAGCGGAGCATATAGGCACATTCCAATCCCCAGTTACGCTTCCTAATTGGCTAAACACTACTCTTATAATATTAAGTGTTTTCGCGGCCATGGAACGGGCACTGACGTTAAAAAATCATTGGCTCATTGACATGGAAACGAGTTATTGGGATGAGTGAAGAAGGGGGAGGCAAATGTGCAAAAGAAGAATAGGAAAACATCTAGTTTTATGCTTGTGCTGTTAACGTTTATCGGGGTGACAATTTTGTTATACGGAATGGGAGCGTTGTTCTCGATTGAATGGTTGATGCTAGAGTCCTCTTTCCATGCTGGAAATGAAGGCTTCTCTTTTCATCGGTTCACTTATACCAATTGTTATGGGTCTAGTTGGGGCTGGACTTGTTGAATGGCGCAGAAAAAAAGGAGCGACGACCGAAGCTTCGTAATAACCGAGAATCGGAGTGATTAACTATGACGATGTTGTTTCCTTTATATGTTGTAATGATTAGTGTATTAAATCTTTTTCTACATGAGTTTCTAAAGGGTAAAGTGGAGCCGTATGCGATTAAGTTTATTGGATCGTGCGTCTCAATCACAGCCATTCCGGTTATTTGGACTGTGGTTCTGAATAGAGAAGAACCTATCGAGATTGCTTTCTTCTATTATTTGGCGATCGTAGTCACGATCTTCATTATTGTGCTGTGGGTAGTATTTTTTACCCTTATGATGAGAGAACGAACGCCTTCAGATGAGTAAAACACACCCTATGAAGTTGAGGGTGTGTCTTTTTTTTGTGCAGGTAGCGTCCAGCCGCTCGGTAATGAATAGTGAATTAGGATCTCGGTTTCTTTGACACGATCTTCTACATAAGAAGAAGTCTGTTGTAGCGGTTCATCACCATAAGCTGGATGACACATAATCTCGAGTGAATGTACGTCAGTATGGTCAGCTAGAATCTGATCAATGCCTTGATTGCTCACGCCATTTTTGTAAAAGCGATCATCAAAAGACTCGGTATAAAAGGCTGCTCCTTCAGGCATTTGTTCAAAAGAATGACGCCATGGAAGTTGGTAGGTTTTACTTAATTCTTCAATGACGGTTCGGAGGTGAGCCCAACGATGAATATGGTGATGACTATCTAAATGACTCGGCTTTAACCCGTAACGTAAGAAGGTCTCAATTTGCAGGGACCATTCGCGCAATACATCGTCTGGATTAATAATTGCTTCATTTCTCTGTGCTTGAAGCTTACGGAATTGCCCTGAATGATCGACAAGAGAAGGAACCTCACTTGAAACAGGTGCGCCAATCGTTAAAGCAAGGTGGATGCCAACTTGTAAAGAAGGATGCTGTTTCGCTAACGCAACAGCATGTTCTGTTGCGGGCATATTCACAAGCATCGTTGTAGAAGCAACAACACCGTATAAATGACTATCCAAAATCCCGTAATTAACGCCTTTTGATAAACCGAAATCATCTGCATTAAACACCACAATCGGCATGATTTTCTCCCCCTTAATGATAATGTCGCTCAATTTGAAAGCTTGCTCGTTCCCCGTGAAAGTACGTTTGTGAGTGCTCAGCAACAGTCCCATCTTCCAAATAAGCGAGGGTTTCTAGATAAAAGCAAGGCGTCTGCTCTTCCGATTCAAGATAAGTGGCAACGGTTGCATCCATGGCATGAAGTTGAATGTGTTCTTCTGTTCGAGCGATGCGTATGTCAAAATGCGCCCGCAAAGATGAATAAAGAGAAGAAGAACACTGATCTGCTGTTAATCCAGGGGCAATTGACCAAGGAACATAAGCAATCTCATATTGAAGTGGTTTTTCGTCGACATAGCGCAACCGTGTAATTTTTTGAATGGGGGCATTGGCGTCTGTTTTTAAAAGGTGAGACAATGCCTCGTCAGCAGGTACAACTTGTAATGACAACACTTTAATAAACGGTTTTTTTCCTTGAGATGTTACTTGTTCAGAGAATGAAGTAATCGTTTGCGACAAATTAGTCCGAATCTTAGGTTCAGCAACAAATGTACCTTGGCCTTGACGCCGTACGACATAGCCTTCTTGGGTTAGTTGTTGAAGAGCTGTTCGTACCGTTGTACGACTAACGCCATACGTTTCACAAAATTCCGCCTCAGTCGGCAATTGTGATTGTGGGGCATATTCATTCGCTTCAATTTTAGTAATAATACTTTCTTTTATTTGCTGGTGCATAGAAGACATAGGCATAACCCCTTCATGTTCAGTGTCTATATTGTAGCATAAACGATGTGAAGATATCATACAAAGGTAATGACGAAAATGAAAGAATAAATTAAAATTGTTATTACAAATAAAGCTGTACTTTCTAAATTTGTTATGATAAATTAAATTTGTAACAAGAAAGCGATTTCATTTATATGGTTATTCCTACAAATAGAATGGAAGTGGAGGAGGATCTCGATGACGTTAAAACTAGTCATTATTGGTGGGGGATCAAGCTATACGCCAGAGATCATTGAAGGCATTATTGATCGTTATGATCAGTTCCCGGTCACGGAGATTGCTTTAGTCGATATTGAGAAAGGGAAAGAAAAGCTACAAATTATTGCGGGGCTTGCTACACGAATGGTTCAAAAGGCGAATAAGCCAATCGTCATTACATCCACTCTTGAGCGCCGACGAGCGTTAAGAGGAGCTAACTTTGTCACAAGTCAAATACGAGTAGGGGGATTAAAAGCACGAGAAAAAGATGAACGCATTCCGCTGTCTTATGGAGCGCTTGGTCAAGAAACAAATGGAGCGGGAGGAATCTTCAAAGCATTACGTACGATACCTGTTTTATTAGAGATTTCTAAAGATATGCAAGAGTTATGCCCGGACGCATGGTTAATCAATTTCACTAACCCTGCTGGAATGGTAACAGAGGCGCTATTGAAATATGGCAAACATAAGCGGGTCATTGGTGTCTGTAACATTCCATTTAATATGCGCACAGGTGTAGCGGAAATTCTTCAATGTAATATAGAAGACATTGAAATTGAATTTGTTGGCTTGAATCACTTTGTATTTGGACGTCGTGTGCTTGTAAAAGGTGTCGATCGTACGGCAACTGTGGTAGAACGGTTGAAAGACCCAACCAATCAATACGCGCCAGCAAATATTGTATCGGAAGGCTGGTCATCTACTTTCTTATCAGCTTTTATGATGTTACCAAATCCATATCATAGCTATTACTTTAAAGGCGCAGACATGCTCGAAAAGAATTTGAAAGCGTACTGGGAAAATGGGACGCGAGCAGAAGTCGTGCAACAAGTAGAAGCAGAGTTATTTAAAAAGTATGAGAATAAGGATTTAGAAGAAAAGCCAACCGAGCTTGAACAGCGAGGAGGTGCATTTTATAGCGATGCCGCTTGTAATGTCATGACAAGTATTTATAACAATACAGGCGATGTACAGACGGTCAATGTACAAAATAATGGCACGATATCCGATCTACCTGATGAAGTGGTCATTGAAACAAATGCGCTCATAGGTGCCAGCGGACCAAGGCCGATTTCAATTGGGGCACTACCGCTCTCCATCCGAGGCATCATTCAATTAATGAAAAATGTAGAAGAGCTCGTTATTGAAGCCGCTATAAAAGGGGACCGTGAACGTTTGTATCAAGCCTTACTTATTAATCCGCTCGTCCGAGAAGAAGCGCTTGCGCACGATTTAATGGAGGATTTACTCGAAGCACATAAAGAAGATTTGCCACAATTTTATCAACAAGCATAAAAAGGGGGAATTTTTATGATGCATTGGTTAGAAAAGCACGTCATTCCAGTTGCAGGCAGAATTGGTGCACAGCGCCACCTTGTTGCCATTCGTGATGGGTTTGTTAGTGTCATTCCGTTAATTATTATTGGTTCGTTTGCTATTTTACTTAACAATTTTCCACTGCCTTCGATTGAAGGCTATCAAGGGTTTATGATGGGTATTTTTGGTGAAAACTTCACCATGTTTGGCGGAAATATTTGGGACGCCTCGTACGCGATACTGGCTCTCTTAGTCACCATGTCGATTTCCTATCATCTTGCTCGATCGTATGGGGTCGATGGATTAGCAACTGCTATTTTATCTGTTTCAACCTTTGTGATGTTGTCCCCTTTTACAGAAGATTGGGGCTTATCTCTCGCATGGACGGGTTCGCAAGGTTTATTCGTTGCACTATTTAATGCGATCATTATTACGGAATTATTCCGTGTCTTAGTGAACTCTCGCTTCACAATTAAAATGCCTCAAGGTGTTCCTGAAGGGGTAACAAAATCATTTCGGTCTTTAATTCCGTTTTTACTCATATTAATCGGACTAAGTTTGTTCCAAATGTTTATGGCGCTCGTCATGAATACGAGTGTGCATGAACTGGTATTCCAGTGGATTCAAACACCATTACTAAGCTTATCGAATTCGTTACCTGCGGCTTTAATCGTTGTGTTTCTTAATCATTTTCTCTGGTTCTTTGGTCTTCATGGAACGAATATCATGTCGCCGATTATGGAAGGTGTATACTTAACAGCAAGTGTAACAAATACGGAGCTTGTTCAAGCTGGAGCGAGTATTTTTGGAGATGAATTAGCAATTGTTACAAAAGCATTCTTTGATGCGTACGTCTTTATGGGCGGTTCAGGAACAACTCTTGCGTTAATTGCCGCCATTTTTATCGTTGCCAAAACGTCTCATTATCGCACAGTCGGAAAATTAGGAGCGCCGGGTGCGGCGTTTAACATTAATGAGCCGATCATGTTCGGGGTGCCAATCGTGTTAAACGCATCGTTGTTCATTCCGTTTCTTTTATCACCAATTCTCTTAACGATTATTTCGTACTTTGCAATTTCGTTAGGGTTTGTGGCAAAGACAGCAGTCGCAATTCCGTGGACGACACCACCAATTATTAGTGGCTTTCTTGTATCAGGTCACTGGTCAGGCGTCATTTTGCAGCTCTTTAACTTAGCGCTGGCCACGCTCATTTATATTCCATTTATAAAAATATCGGAGCGTGCACAAGAAAAGATCGAAAAGGAAAACACATAGATAAGGAGTGCGGTTATGACAAAAACCCTTGAAGAAATCTCATTTACACTTATTCTCCATTCAGGCAACGCTCGCTCCTTTGCGATGGAAGCGATTCAAGCAGCAAAGACTGGCGCTTTTGAACAAGCGGCGGAAAAACTAAAAGAAGCAGATGCAGCGTTTGTCACAGCTCACCATGGTCAGACGGAATTACTGCAACAAGAAGCACAAGGGAACGGGGTTACACCTTCCATTCTGCTCATTCATGCGCAAGATCACTTAATGACATCAATGACAGTGAAAGAAATGGCTGTTGAAATGGTCGAACTCTATCAACGTTTACCAAAAGGAGTGTAGCAAATGAATATTTTATTAGTTTGTTCAGCGGGCATGTCAACAAGTATGCTTGTCTCAAAAATGAGAGAAGCAGCAGAATCAAAAGGCGTAACATGCCAGATTGATGCGGTTTCTGCTTCGCACTTAGAAGATTACTTGGAGAAAACCGATGTCATTTTAATTGGTCCGCAAGTACGTTATATGCAAGCGCAAGTGACAAAACAAGCAGAGCCACACGGCATCAAAGTGGATCTCATTAATCAAATGGATTATGGCATGATGAAGGGTGAAAATGTTCTAAACCAAGCTATGAATTTAGCAGATGTGATGTGAAAAGAAGGGGAAGAGTATAGGCGAATACCTGTACTCTTTTTCTGTTCTACTATTTCGACAGTTTAAGGGTATAATAGAAGAAACGACTTTTGAGGAGGAAATCTTAGTGGAAACGATTCTATTGCTTGTTGCAAGTGTTTTTTGTTGTCTAGCGGTTGGATTTAGCCAAAAAGACCGTAAAGGAAAGGGAAAAGATCTTTACGAGGAATAATAGAAAGCAGAGGATAGAAACATGGACTATAAAGTAGTATTTGAACCACCTACCCCGAAGGCGTATAACGAGTTAAGGCTTGAAGGCGGCATAAGCGGGAAGTCATTAGAAGCTGCCGAAGTGGGGTTGAAAAACTCCTTGTTTGCGGTTAGTTTGTACGATCAAGATGTGCTTATAGGGATGGGCCGCGTGATCGGTGATGGAGGCGCCTTTTTTCAAGTGGTCGATATAGTGGTGAAACCAAGCTACCAAGGCAAAGGGTTAGGGAAAGTCATTATGGAAGAAATTACGACATACCTTGACCGTCATACATACCCAGGGTCATATGTTAGCTTGATTGCGGATGGAGACGCTGATCATTTATATAAAAAGTTTTCGTTCAACTATACAGCGCCACGGTCACAAGGGGTGTACCGAAAGTATGAGTAGGGAACGATAGTAGTTCTTGCCAAGTAGCCATCGGACGTTTCCAGAAGAAACATCAAGGGTAACAATTACATATAGGTATCAATCACAATTTGAGGGAGGATATCTATCATGAATCGCTTTGAGCGCGAACTGTTTCGTCGGGAGTTGTCTTTCCTCAAATCGTTGAGGAAAAAGATGACCGATCATGAAGCGCGCTTTGCTAACATGATTGATGATCAAATCGATCACCTAGAAGCGATCCTTCATGAAGAAACAGAAAATGCATTTACAGATTAGTTTTACAGGATAGGGTCTTCCTATCCTACATATCAAAACGGCGAGGTCTTCCTCAAAGTGATTGATAACACTAATCAAATGCACGCTCAGATTCAGAGAGGAGGCACATGCTTTAAAGCATGTGCTTTTTTTCTTTGGAAATGGCAAAAAGACCGTAGCCATGTACGGTCTTAATTCCAAGTGAACAGAGCATGAAGGGTGAGAAGATTTCCTTCAACCAAGTCATAAAGAAAGAGGAAAGTGAAAAGGGCGATAAGAATAAAGGAACCAATAAGCATTTGTCGAACAAGATATTTCCACGTCTTTACGATTGGTGCACCAAAACATGCTAAAGCAACAAGCATCGAAAATAATAGCGCAACATCCGCCATTCATAACCACCTCTAGATGTCCTATTCTTTCCTGTTGGCAAGCTTTCTATACTAGTCTATGCAACTCGCTCTGCTTGTTTCATAAGAAAAGAAGCATTTTTATTAGAAAAGCGTGAAGTAACATGGGTGTTTGGTGAGAAAAATAGTTGTTCATTTTACAAAGTATGAACCATAATGATTAAAAAGAATGTGAAAAATTAGTTGCAGAGAAGGAAGTGAGTAGGATTAATCGTTACGTAATCCCACAGATGTATATACTGTTCGGATTTGTGATTGTTCTTCAGCTGGATGGACTGTATAACCCTAGCTTAGCTGAATTTGCCAAATATGTTGCTGCTATTCTATTAATTGTAGGGATGATTTGGTTATTAACGCTAGTAGTGAAAGATTTTCTACGTGCGTTTGATGATCCTATGAATAAAAAGAGAGAAGAAGAAAAGAAGTAAGTCGCTCTTGAGCGGCTTTTTTTGCTTAAGCAAGTTGCTAAAAGGTTTACAAAGGATCTAGTCGAATAGTGTCAGAATAAGGAGGAGAAGAATGGATTGAATTGGTATGTGGGCTAATAAAATGAGTGTAACGAGTTTTGGATGACGTGTGTTATACTGTCACCAAAAGAAACGGCCGAACCATAAACACGTATAGAAGGAGGCTTCATATGGATACAGAATTGAGAGAGATTTTAGTCGGAATTAGTGGCGATATTAAAGGGATGCGTACGGAACTAAATGAAAAAATTGATAAGCTCGACCTAAGATTAACAAACCTGGAGTCTAAAGTCGAAAAAGTGGAAGAACGCCTAGATCAACTCGAAGAACGATTCGATAATCTAGAGGTACGCTTTGATAACCTAGAGGAACGCTTTGATAATCTTGAGGCACGCTTTGATAACCTAGAGGAACGCTTTGACAATTTTGAAACCCGCTTTACAAAACAGGAAGAAGAATTGGCTGCTATACGAGAGGAAATAGCTGGAATTGATCAAATCAAGCATGGCCACCTTGTATTGAATCAAAAGATTTTTGATGTAGAAACCTGGAAGCTTGCAATGGAACAACGTCTAGAAAAGCTTGAGGCGAAAATGGGATGATGAAGCACAAAGAGCGACCCATAACTGGCATCGCTCTCTCGTATGTACACGTTATTAATTATTTTTTCCTGCTTCAATCATTAAGAAAATGGCCGCTAAAATGTGCATAATCATGCCCACGCCAGGAATCCATCCTAAAGCAGATGCGAGAATGCCTAAGATGTGACCGGTTTTACTACGTTCCTCTTTGGCTGCAAAAACTAAGCCTATGATGTGTAACACCAGCATGATTGCAAGTGGTGCCCAATACAGAGATAGGATGATGGCTCCGCCTAAAATCGGGATACCTAATAACGCTTCTAACCCACCGAACGTCCACTTCATGACTCTACTTGGCAAATGATCTCCCCCTTGTTCATAAACAGTACTTTTGACCCCTCACTAATGTATATTGGGAAACCAGTAATTATGACTAGAATCATGAAACTATTGTCTAAATTCCTATTCATGATAAAGGTATGACCTTATTGGCGACGACTCCTATGGGAACAGCACGTGTCCGAAGACAATGAAGCCAGATTTTGAGCGTAATGGCTGAGGCCGTGCCCATGGAAAGCGTTCGCCAATTCTAGACCTTTTTATCGTAGTCTATCAATGATGAGAATGATCGTTTGTATAAGGTTGATTATTCCCATTAATCAAACGCTCTGCTTCTTCAGGCGTAAGCTTTCCAACCGCAAATCGTTTCGTCGGCATAGCAAATAAATCGCCTACTTGCGTGAGCGCTTTTGCGAAATAGAGCCCTTCTTGTGTGAAGTCAACGTCGACTGCATAAACCCCATTTCCTTCAGGTGTTGCGGTTACGTATTCATGTTGTTCATGATTGTTTGACCATACTTCAAAGCGAACGAGTTCAGCATCTGACACATCTTCTCCACCTTGTGATACATAGGCAAAGATGGTCTGTCGGCCTCCTTCTGAAACCGAATCAGGTAATTCTACTCGGACTTCAATCGCCTTAAAATCGGTATAATCTTCATGATTATTACTATTCACTGAACAAGCAGACAAGAAGAGAGCGAGTGTCATTACAAAAATGAGATAGCGCATGGTATTGACCTCCTATGCATGGAAGAACGTCTTCAGCCGCTCTATTTTTTGAATGAGAAAGAAATCAATCAAGAATACAATAACAAGCGAGACAGCTACTAATGGAAAAATAAGCGCAAATACAGCGAGTATGGCGATTAAAATCCGACTTTGACGTATTGAAATGGCTTTCGGCGCACCGATGTGGCCGTCTGGTTTGCGACGCCTCCACATAATGAACCCAGACACGATGATCCCGATTAAACCAATGCAAATCACAAGTCCAAACAGTTGATTAAGCAAGCCGAATTCTAGCCCCTTATGAATGGTTATGCCTGTTGCCATTAATTTCCCAATTGCCCCGTAATCGTCATAGCGATAATCAGCCAGGATGGCACCTGTATATTGATCGATGTACATCGTCGCTTCATCCTTAGCTTGATCAGGGAAAGCCGACAGGGTAAATGACCCCGTTTCACTTCTTGGAAAATAAACCGTATAGCTCGGGTGCAAATCCTGATGAAGACCGGTTGTAACCACATCATCAATGGAAACTTGTTCGTAGCCTTGCGCATGACCAGATAGAGGTGCAGGTAATTTTTGCGCTGCCCAAGCCGATTCCGCTACATCTTCCGTTAATGACTCAGGAGCTTCACCGACCCAAATGGAGGGCGGATAGCCTTGACCTGTACTGGTTGCTAGATGCTGTACCCCATTTCCCCAAAACCCTGTCCATAACATACCAGTCAAAACAAAGAAAGTAATGCCAATTGATAGCCATGCTGCAGGAACCGCATGTAAATCGCGAACTAAGACGCGTTTGCCTTTGCGAAATCTTGGTAGCCAAACGCCGTATACTTTCGGTTTCGCACGACGTGGCCACCATAAATACAACCCGCTTGCCATCAAGATAAGCGTCCATGATGCGGCGAGTTCGACAACGCGGTCACCAAATGTCCCGAGCATCAACTCCCCATGAAGCTCTATTAACCGTTCCATGATACGGTTTTGATCAAGAAGAACGCCTAAATGACCTCCAGTATATGGATTCATAAAGACTGTACCGGTTGATCCATCTTGAAATGTTGCCCCAATTCCAACGGACGACGTTGGATCGTCACTCGGGGAATATGAGGTGACGGTTTCAATGTTTTCGTAGGCTTGATTGGCATTGGCAATTAACACACTAGGCGCAACTGTAATGCCATTTGGATTAGGCGTCACATCGTAATAATCGCTGTACAACGCCGCTTCAATATTGCCTTTGAACAAATAGACCCCACCCGTAACTGCTAACATAAGCAAAATTGGTGCAATGATGAGACCCGCGTAGAAATGCCATCGCCAAACCGTCCCATAACGCTTCGACGACCGAGACGTACCTGTTTTCACCTGTCACTCCTCATTT includes:
- a CDS encoding GNAT family N-acetyltransferase, whose translation is MDYKVVFEPPTPKAYNELRLEGGISGKSLEAAEVGLKNSLFAVSLYDQDVLIGMGRVIGDGGAFFQVVDIVVKPSYQGKGLGKVIMEEITTYLDRHTYPGSYVSLIADGDADHLYKKFSFNYTAPRSQGVYRKYE
- a CDS encoding FixH family protein, which translates into the protein MRYLIFVMTLALFLSACSVNSNNHEDYTDFKAIEVRVELPDSVSEGGRQTIFAYVSQGGEDVSDAELVRFEVWSNNHEQHEYVTATPEGNGVYAVDVDFTQEGLYFAKALTQVGDLFAMPTKRFAVGKLTPEEAERLINGNNQPYTNDHSHH
- a CDS encoding PepSY domain-containing protein, whose product is MKTGTSRSSKRYGTVWRWHFYAGLIIAPILLMLAVTGGVYLFKGNIEAALYSDYYDVTPNPNGITVAPSVLIANANQAYENIETVTSYSPSDDPTSSVGIGATFQDGSTGTVFMNPYTGGHLGVLLDQNRIMERLIELHGELMLGTFGDRVVELAASWTLILMASGLYLWWPRRAKPKVYGVWLPRFRKGKRVLVRDLHAVPAAWLSIGITFFVLTGMLWTGFWGNGVQHLATSTGQGYPPSIWVGEAPESLTEDVAESAWAAQKLPAPLSGHAQGYEQVSIDDVVTTGLHQDLHPSYTVYFPRSETGSFTLSAFPDQAKDEATMYIDQYTGAILADYRYDDYGAIGKLMATGITIHKGLEFGLLNQLFGLVICIGLIGIIVSGFIMWRRRKPDGHIGAPKAISIRQSRILIAILAVFALIFPLVAVSLVIVFLIDFFLIQKIERLKTFFHA